One genomic region from Leptospira montravelensis encodes:
- a CDS encoding LBF_2017 N-terminal domain-containing protein yields the protein MNFLIRFRIFVFLFLLINVGFFFPIFSESKTIKFTLEPERDDIIQYEIELWKAPNFDLEIPFRVLSNPGKIQLFIPNGYEYFRIRAVAKRQVRGFWTDLYSVSSFGKSKPKEPNKIIARKQVTSDVLVPILNKEGTNHFYLTENKIQVKPILNHPMKTTIRYRLNGGPWFVTREPELSFTKDGDYKLEYQVTNELGVSDSIQVWDFSVDLTPPNTEFHWQLPLYRKSSSFFVGPNTNLELQSQDAGSGLDVIRFRTICGKNPPSDWYLWDNKNSWKNIVQSCSEDLDLEISATDKLGNEEVPKKIQIKRFPKEN from the coding sequence ATGAATTTTTTAATTCGATTTCGGATCTTTGTATTTTTATTCCTACTTATAAACGTAGGATTCTTTTTTCCTATTTTTTCTGAATCAAAGACCATCAAGTTTACTTTAGAGCCAGAGAGAGACGATATCATTCAATATGAAATTGAATTATGGAAAGCACCTAACTTCGATTTAGAAATTCCATTTCGTGTTCTATCTAATCCAGGAAAAATCCAACTATTTATTCCGAATGGATATGAATATTTTCGCATTCGAGCCGTAGCCAAACGCCAGGTACGTGGATTCTGGACGGATCTTTACTCTGTTAGCTCCTTTGGGAAATCAAAACCTAAAGAACCAAACAAAATTATTGCCCGAAAACAAGTCACATCTGATGTATTGGTTCCCATTCTAAACAAAGAAGGAACCAATCATTTTTATTTAACAGAAAATAAAATCCAAGTAAAACCGATCTTAAATCATCCAATGAAAACCACCATTCGTTATCGTTTGAATGGTGGACCTTGGTTTGTCACAAGAGAACCAGAACTTTCTTTTACAAAGGATGGAGATTATAAACTTGAATACCAAGTAACTAATGAACTTGGAGTTTCTGATTCAATACAAGTATGGGATTTTAGTGTTGATTTAACTCCACCTAACACGGAATTTCATTGGCAATTACCTCTCTACAGGAAATCAAGTTCCTTTTTTGTCGGTCCGAATACAAATTTAGAACTCCAATCCCAAGATGCAGGTTCGGGCCTCGATGTAATTCGGTTTCGTACCATTTGTGGTAAAAATCCGCCATCCGATTGGTATCTTTGGGATAACAAAAATTCTTGGAAAAACATAGTTCAGTCTTGTTCGGAAGATTTGGATTTAGAAATATCAGCTACAGACAAATTAGGAAACGAAGAAGTTCCTAAAAAAATACAAATCAAACGTTTTCCTAAGGAAAACTAA
- a CDS encoding PP2C family protein-serine/threonine phosphatase → MYSGNRVRDLFDHFLYVIKTKSFLKLFLSIIAFLIIPYFILVSSMIYSQYKEALDWNQRFQLIRIQLLAIDLENQIREQINKDITERKTIGIVPLSELPEIMNHCAPKPSDYSHLLEITLIQCNLGSEKKSYLLVLDGKNLSIHSAGFLEDALLDSPYSDPNEGLFLLGDQGNFGISGFIEDDFLVSEFWLSDVKSSLQTHSNLPSLRETKKEEMDYFVASYPMYGLPIQLFIVSPKDLVLVPIKQSLKKNVGTLISLLFLSFVFSIAISLREIESKQKLKLLLQEFPHAAILYDSKGKILLENLEIETKLLVTNLFRDQLSVKEWVEKEVSLFLQDESNLKFDQTKLRKEESEFYSADGSIYLLEFTYQLWFLEQRYRFASGALVLIQNVTKKRLEFEKEMEYAKDLQKKYLPNRIIILPNIDYEVLYKPLIQVGGDYYDYIDLGNNRSIFALGDVIGHGVKAAMMMTVLRVLFHQIVKTESDPKQILKKMNEGVSTNFPDPYAFVPFLFLLFDFNRNTVLYGNAGHPGMLYYTENQVHCPEKLNPMFGMLPNIEPKVLEFPLKKSDRFYLFTDGLKDVENSKNEKLWEKELLDFFSSMKSNHMSLIKQELELKIRSYSEGIPFLDDITWIGIEVI, encoded by the coding sequence GTGTATTCTGGCAATAGAGTTCGGGATTTATTTGATCACTTTCTTTATGTAATCAAAACAAAATCATTTCTTAAATTATTCCTTTCTATCATCGCTTTTTTAATAATTCCATATTTTATTCTCGTCTCTTCGATGATCTACTCGCAGTATAAAGAAGCTTTGGACTGGAATCAAAGATTCCAACTCATCCGAATCCAACTCCTTGCCATTGATTTAGAAAATCAAATTAGAGAACAAATAAACAAAGATATAACCGAAAGGAAAACCATTGGCATTGTCCCACTCAGTGAACTTCCGGAGATCATGAATCATTGTGCTCCAAAACCGTCAGATTATTCTCATTTATTAGAAATTACGTTAATTCAATGTAATTTGGGTTCGGAAAAAAAATCATATTTATTAGTCTTAGATGGTAAAAATTTATCTATTCATTCAGCTGGTTTTTTAGAAGATGCATTACTCGATTCACCCTATAGTGATCCGAACGAAGGACTTTTTCTCCTCGGGGACCAAGGAAATTTCGGCATTTCTGGTTTTATAGAGGATGATTTTTTAGTATCAGAATTTTGGTTATCAGATGTAAAATCCTCTTTGCAAACTCATTCCAACCTACCATCACTTCGAGAAACAAAAAAAGAGGAGATGGATTATTTTGTAGCTAGTTATCCGATGTATGGACTTCCCATTCAATTATTTATTGTTAGCCCCAAAGATCTTGTTTTGGTTCCTATCAAACAATCATTAAAAAAGAATGTTGGAACTTTAATTTCTTTACTATTTTTATCCTTTGTATTTTCGATTGCCATCTCCTTACGAGAAATTGAATCAAAACAAAAATTAAAACTACTTTTACAAGAATTTCCTCATGCAGCCATCCTATATGACTCAAAAGGAAAAATTCTTTTAGAAAACTTAGAAATCGAAACCAAACTATTAGTCACTAATCTTTTTCGAGACCAATTATCTGTTAAAGAATGGGTTGAAAAAGAAGTAAGTTTGTTTTTACAAGATGAGTCCAATTTAAAGTTTGATCAAACCAAACTTAGAAAGGAGGAATCTGAGTTTTATTCCGCGGATGGATCTATTTATTTACTCGAGTTTACTTACCAACTTTGGTTTTTGGAGCAAAGATACCGATTTGCTAGTGGTGCGCTTGTTCTAATTCAAAACGTAACCAAAAAACGTTTAGAATTCGAAAAGGAAATGGAATATGCCAAAGATTTACAAAAGAAGTACCTACCCAATCGAATCATCATTTTGCCTAATATAGACTATGAAGTTTTATATAAACCACTGATCCAAGTCGGAGGTGATTATTACGATTATATTGATTTGGGAAATAACCGTTCTATCTTTGCACTTGGCGATGTGATCGGGCATGGAGTAAAAGCCGCGATGATGATGACTGTTTTAAGAGTGCTTTTTCATCAAATTGTGAAAACAGAATCTGATCCAAAACAAATACTTAAAAAAATGAATGAAGGCGTTTCCACTAATTTTCCAGATCCTTATGCGTTTGTCCCTTTCTTATTTCTACTATTTGATTTTAATCGAAATACAGTATTGTATGGGAATGCAGGTCATCCGGGAATGTTATATTATACGGAAAACCAGGTCCATTGTCCTGAAAAATTAAATCCTATGTTTGGAATGCTTCCTAACATAGAACCTAAAGTTTTGGAATTTCCATTGAAAAAAAGCGACCGATTTTATCTTTTTACAGATGGATTAAAAGATGTCGAAAACTCAAAAAATGAGAAACTCTGGGAAAAAGAACTTTTAGATTTTTTTTCCTCTATGAAATCAAACCATATGTCCCTCATCAAACAAGAGTTAGAGCTAAAAATTAGGTCATATTCTGAAGGAATCCCTTTCCTAGATGATATCACCTGGATTGGGATTGAAGTAATTTAG
- a CDS encoding FecR domain-containing protein, producing the protein MKLHNSLKTNLVFNWKRWRETSAFFICKFRKFPYTSFLLFLLIIQLLFSNSLSAESKKVIHPPEGDGITIIVEKGQTLSIISKTYLDDPRKWKELLKSNQIDNPNLIIPGMKLWIPASLGKKPLADLQRYSGKTEVLKVSQKSADWAGATIGEGLYAKDEVRTFKDSEAQFLLLSGSRFEVTENSHVIMEKGKSDSEPDELYLRKGRIRSIIQKKPSTNQRMFLLKTDSAVSEVKGTDFLTEVDSSGNTTLSCYEGLVAVTAQNITVNVPAGFATFVEKGKPPLKPFSLPEPPEPKEE; encoded by the coding sequence ATGAAACTTCATAATTCCCTAAAGACCAATTTAGTTTTTAATTGGAAAAGGTGGAGGGAAACTTCCGCCTTTTTTATATGTAAGTTTCGAAAATTTCCATATACCTCCTTTCTTTTATTTCTATTAATCATACAGCTATTATTTTCTAATTCCTTATCTGCTGAATCCAAAAAGGTCATTCATCCACCGGAAGGTGATGGAATTACTATCATTGTAGAAAAAGGACAAACACTCAGTATCATTTCGAAAACCTATTTAGATGATCCAAGGAAGTGGAAGGAACTACTCAAATCCAATCAAATTGATAATCCGAATCTTATCATACCTGGAATGAAATTATGGATCCCTGCAAGTTTGGGAAAAAAACCACTAGCGGATCTACAAAGGTATTCAGGAAAAACGGAAGTTTTGAAAGTTTCGCAAAAAAGTGCCGACTGGGCGGGAGCAACAATTGGTGAAGGTCTATATGCCAAAGATGAAGTAAGAACCTTTAAAGATTCAGAAGCACAATTCCTTTTACTATCAGGATCTCGATTTGAGGTTACAGAGAATAGTCATGTGATTATGGAAAAAGGAAAATCGGATTCGGAACCAGACGAACTTTATCTTAGAAAAGGAAGGATACGTTCCATCATACAAAAAAAACCATCCACGAACCAACGGATGTTTCTTTTAAAAACTGATTCTGCAGTATCCGAAGTAAAGGGAACGGATTTTCTCACCGAAGTGGATTCTTCTGGTAACACCACTCTCAGCTGTTACGAAGGACTTGTGGCTGTGACGGCACAAAATATTACTGTCAATGTTCCAGCTGGCTTTGCCACCTTTGTAGAAAAAGGAAAACCTCCTTTGAAACCATTCAGTTTACCTGAACCACCCGAACCAAAAGAAGAATGA